From Dermatophagoides farinae isolate YC_2012a chromosome 10, ASM2471394v1, whole genome shotgun sequence, a single genomic window includes:
- the hppy gene encoding MAP4K3-like protein hppy isoform X2: MAISYSTSSSSSSLSNGNNQNHLDISRRNPQDEFDLLQRVGSGTYGDVYKAKRHSTGEVAAVKIIKLEPGDDFSIIQQEIRMMKDCRHPNIVAFFGSYLRRDKLWICMEYCGGGSLQDIYHCTGPLSEDQIAYVIRETLKGLHYLHSVGKIHRDVKGANILLTEEGDVKLADFGVSAQITATISKRKSFIGTPYWMAPEVAAVERKGGYNHQCDIWAIGITAIELAELQPPMFDLHPMRALFLMSKSNFKPPTLKDKARWSPEFHQFVKMALTKNPKKRPSAERLILHRFLFPRPELTRELIKELLERVNNPQNYHTNDDEEDETYEEAQQSLPPQRISSKRSVQYEDSRAIGWNNNSNNNHNTPHQANRSSFYANFQQHYSPSPSPSPISLSSAAQQQQNRELHSVRQYSTPSPLIVTRVQMPGDTSSCKQPPTSNSNDCDIPNNHKSSNHLYQGKKSIVDGHIDNSRFSSSSGEHRGGGRKSLLEIVDEELLNRGHSDSLTAHDQLYSSQQTLPIDSCSLSASHPPPSKDEILSNVCSDNRIANKTTVDINDDDSLNNHRHSHLHDEQDEDLNSDNNPPPPPAPPLPDNFVLPSSNMNLDDDDNGNDDDDDDSSLSKIPPEVPPRQRRNRTGVKTSQNNVVSAAKSTTTTTTSLNHNKSSSNRPSSQPHNYVNGLPPTPKVHMGACFSKVFNECPLKIHCATSWVHPDTHDQHILLGCDEGIYCLNLNELHDATLDQLFPRRTTWLYVIKNVLMSISGKTSQLYRHDLVQLYSKKNLNFGLPSSVDSMINRIPGKLMPRKFMLASQRVPDTKGCLKCCVGRNSHNGYKYLCGILQNSIFLMQWYNPMNKFMLLKTFEHYFPPSKPINMLEMIISSDMEYPLLCTDVKSTTDPKQFDLTLINLNRNSNAIWFDRDRTLDSDCSSQRSSSSVILGAGHSLDFNDLDMDAFGDGTETMVPMGRSSKNALNPISVKQTDSDTILIAYENLVKLVDLTGRLKSSRQKPSEFEFDFNIDSIVTLTDSVLAFHTYGMGGRSFLDNEIVQDIQDPSRCFKMIGADDQTVILESRPSNSNTPDTPSNLYILTGHENSY; the protein is encoded by the exons ATGGCTATATCGTATtcaacgtcatcatcatcatcctcattatCCAATGGCAATAATCAAAACCATTTGGATATATCACGTCGTAATCCACAAGATGAATTTGATCTCTTACAGCGTGTCGGTTCCGGCACCTATGGCGACGTATACAAG GCTAAACGACATTCAACTGGCGAAGTGGCCGCCgttaaaattataaaattagAACCGGGCGatgatttttccattattcaaCAAGAAATTCGTATGATGAAGGATTGTCGACACCCAAATATTGTCGCTTTTTTTGGCTCCTATCTTCGACGTGATAAACTATGGATTTGTATGGAatattgtggtggtggttcatTACAAGATATTTATCATTGTACAGGTCCATTAA gTGAAGATCAAATAGCCTATGTGATACGTGAAACATTAAAAGGATTACATTATCTTCATTCAGTGGGCAAAATCCATCGAGACGTCAAAGGTGCTAACATACTGCTGACCGAAGAAGGTGACGTTAAACTAGCCGATTTTGGTGTATCGGCTCAGATCACGGCCACAATCAGTAAACGGAAATCGTTCATCGGTACACCGTATTGGATGGCTCCCGAAGTTGCAGCAGTCGAAAGAAAAGGCGGTTACAACCATCAATGCGATATATGGGCTATCGGAATCACTGCAATCGAATTAGCTGAACTACAGCCACCAATGTTTGATCTACATCCAATGCGCGCATTATTCCTAATGtcgaaatcaaatttcaaaccACCCACACTGAAAGACAAGGCACGTTGGTCACCggaatttcatcaatttgtcaAAATGGCCTTGACcaagaatccaaaaaaacgTCCTTCAGCCGAACGGCTAATATTGCATCGGTTTTTATTTCCTCGTCCTGAATTAACCCGTGAACTGATAAAAGAACTATTGGAACGGGTGAATAATccacaaaattatcatacgaatgatgatgaagaagatgaaaCATACGAAGAAGCCCAACAATCGCTACCGCCGCAGCGAATTTCGTCCAAACGATCG GTTCAATATGAAGATTCCAGAGCGATTGGATGGAATAAcaatagcaataataatcacaataCACCACACCAAGCAAATCGCTCGAGTTTTTATGCAAATTTTCAGCAGCACTATTCACCATCTCCTTCACCATCACCAATTTCATTATCGTCGGCAGctcaacagcaacagaatCGTGAATTACATTCTGTACGACAGTATTCGACACCGTCACCATTGATTGTGACACGTGTACAGATGCCAGGTGATACTAGTAGTTGCAAGCAACCACCAACATCAAATTCTAACGACTGTGATATTCCAAACAATCATAAATCTTCGAATCATTTGTATCAagggaaaaaatcaattgttgatgGTCATATCGATAATAGTCGATTCTCTTCATCATCCGGTGAACATCGTGGCGGTGGACGTAAATCCCTATTGGagattgttgatgaagaattaCTTAATCG tgGTCATTCAGACTCTTTGACTGCCCATGATCAACTATATTCATCTCA GCAAACTCTTCCAATTGATTCGTGTTCGTTATCAGCATCTcatccaccaccatcaaag GATGAAATCTTATCAAATGTTTGCAGCGATAATCGAATAGCCAATAAAACTACAGTGgatatcaatgatgacgattcaTTAAATAATCATCGACATTCCCATCTTCATGATGAACAAGATGAGGATCTAAATTCGGATAATAATCCCCCACCGCCTCCGGCACCACCTTTACCTGACAATTTCGTACTACCCAGTTCAAAT ATGAATCttgacgatgacgacaatggaaatgatgatgatgatgatgattcatccTTGTCGAAAATTCCACCAGAAGTTCCACCAAGACAACGTCGTAATCGTACCGGTGTAAAGACCAGTCAAAATAATGTGGTCTCAGCAgcaaaatcaacaacgacgacaacaacatcgttAAATCACAACAAGTCTAGTAGTAATCGACCATCATCACAGCCTCATAACTATGTGAATGGACTTCCACCGACACCGAAAGTACATATGGGAGCTTGTTTCTCCAAAGTATTCAATGAATGTCCATTAAAAATCCATTGTGCTACCAGTTGGGTCCATCCAGATACTCATGATCAGCATATTTTATTAg GTTGTGACGAAGGAATatattgtttgaatttgaatgaattacatGACGCTACACTTGATCAATTGTTTCCACGACGGACCACTTGGTTGTATGTGATCAAGAATGTTCTAATGTCAATATCTGGCAAAACATCGCAACTATATCGACATGATCTCGTGCAGctttattcaaaaaagaatctCAATTTCGGTTTGCCTTCATCGGTcgattcaatgatcaatcgaATACCAGGAAAATTGATGCCCAGAAAATTCATGTTGGCATCACAACGAGTGCCAGACACAAAAGGATGTTTAAAATGCTGTGTAGGACGAAATTCTCATAATGGATATAAATATCTTTGTGGCATTTTGCAGAATTCAATATTCCTTATGCAATGGTACAACCCGATGAACAAATTCATGCTACTGAAAACATTTGAGCACTATTTTCCGCCCAGTAAACCAATAAACATGTTGGAAATGATCATCTCATCTGATATGGAATATCCTCTATTATGTACCGATGTTAAAAGCACAACAGACCCTAAACAATTTGATCTTACTTTGATCAATCTCAATCGAAATTCGAATGCCATTTGGTTTGATCGTGATCGAACATTAGACAGTGATTGTAGTAGCCAAAGATCAAGCTCGAGCGTAATATTGGGTGCTGGACACAGTcttgatttcaatgatttggATATGGATGCATTCGGAGACGGTACTGAAACAATGGTTCCTATGGGTCGGTCAAGCAAAAATGCTTTGAATCCGATTTCCGTGAAACAGACTGATTCGGATACCATTCTTATTGCATATGAAA
- the hppy gene encoding MAP4K3-like protein hppy isoform X1: MAISYSTSSSSSSLSNGNNQNHLDISRRNPQDEFDLLQRVGSGTYGDVYKAKRHSTGEVAAVKIIKLEPGDDFSIIQQEIRMMKDCRHPNIVAFFGSYLRRDKLWICMEYCGGGSLQDIYHCTGPLSEDQIAYVIRETLKGLHYLHSVGKIHRDVKGANILLTEEGDVKLADFGVSAQITATISKRKSFIGTPYWMAPEVAAVERKGGYNHQCDIWAIGITAIELAELQPPMFDLHPMRALFLMSKSNFKPPTLKDKARWSPEFHQFVKMALTKNPKKRPSAERLILHRFLFPRPELTRELIKELLERVNNPQNYHTNDDEEDETYEEAQQSLPPQRISSKRSVQYEDSRAIGWNNNSNNNHNTPHQANRSSFYANFQQHYSPSPSPSPISLSSAAQQQQNRELHSVRQYSTPSPLIVTRVQMPGDTSSCKQPPTSNSNDCDIPNNHKSSNHLYQGKKSIVDGHIDNSRFSSSSGEHRGGGRKSLLEIVDEELLNRGHSDSLTAHDQLYSSQQTLPIDSCSLSASHPPPSKMSYRNKLLQQQQQQQQHLNNNQFAANFLQHHYRQRSESCCRELFAQRQQQISDSSPRRYHLSANNYASDSADELFALKSSGFYGGSSYNLNFSNTASNNVVDTSKHSIFRGWDRENFFNSIGRDRATRLLFKSSPRYRQQQQCSPIQSYRSSHTESEPLVPRPSFVFGARGQQCPPMPSSSPSPPPSYNSISAHELCRDIVNVFPNGSPYHQLRNPVSKPEPHQQRRSSRHLSNTTTAISYTTLTESSNVDCQRSTRQRRPLSVNLNDESYLNWSANTIDEILSNVCSDNRIANKTTVDINDDDSLNNHRHSHLHDEQDEDLNSDNNPPPPPAPPLPDNFVLPSSNMNLDDDDNGNDDDDDDSSLSKIPPEVPPRQRRNRTGVKTSQNNVVSAAKSTTTTTTSLNHNKSSSNRPSSQPHNYVNGLPPTPKVHMGACFSKVFNECPLKIHCATSWVHPDTHDQHILLGCDEGIYCLNLNELHDATLDQLFPRRTTWLYVIKNVLMSISGKTSQLYRHDLVQLYSKKNLNFGLPSSVDSMINRIPGKLMPRKFMLASQRVPDTKGCLKCCVGRNSHNGYKYLCGILQNSIFLMQWYNPMNKFMLLKTFEHYFPPSKPINMLEMIISSDMEYPLLCTDVKSTTDPKQFDLTLINLNRNSNAIWFDRDRTLDSDCSSQRSSSSVILGAGHSLDFNDLDMDAFGDGTETMVPMGRSSKNALNPISVKQTDSDTILIAYENLVKLVDLTGRLKSSRQKPSEFEFDFNIDSIVTLTDSVLAFHTYGMGGRSFLDNEIVQDIQDPSRCFKMIGADDQTVILESRPSNSNTPDTPSNLYILTGHENSY; this comes from the exons ATGGCTATATCGTATtcaacgtcatcatcatcatcctcattatCCAATGGCAATAATCAAAACCATTTGGATATATCACGTCGTAATCCACAAGATGAATTTGATCTCTTACAGCGTGTCGGTTCCGGCACCTATGGCGACGTATACAAG GCTAAACGACATTCAACTGGCGAAGTGGCCGCCgttaaaattataaaattagAACCGGGCGatgatttttccattattcaaCAAGAAATTCGTATGATGAAGGATTGTCGACACCCAAATATTGTCGCTTTTTTTGGCTCCTATCTTCGACGTGATAAACTATGGATTTGTATGGAatattgtggtggtggttcatTACAAGATATTTATCATTGTACAGGTCCATTAA gTGAAGATCAAATAGCCTATGTGATACGTGAAACATTAAAAGGATTACATTATCTTCATTCAGTGGGCAAAATCCATCGAGACGTCAAAGGTGCTAACATACTGCTGACCGAAGAAGGTGACGTTAAACTAGCCGATTTTGGTGTATCGGCTCAGATCACGGCCACAATCAGTAAACGGAAATCGTTCATCGGTACACCGTATTGGATGGCTCCCGAAGTTGCAGCAGTCGAAAGAAAAGGCGGTTACAACCATCAATGCGATATATGGGCTATCGGAATCACTGCAATCGAATTAGCTGAACTACAGCCACCAATGTTTGATCTACATCCAATGCGCGCATTATTCCTAATGtcgaaatcaaatttcaaaccACCCACACTGAAAGACAAGGCACGTTGGTCACCggaatttcatcaatttgtcaAAATGGCCTTGACcaagaatccaaaaaaacgTCCTTCAGCCGAACGGCTAATATTGCATCGGTTTTTATTTCCTCGTCCTGAATTAACCCGTGAACTGATAAAAGAACTATTGGAACGGGTGAATAATccacaaaattatcatacgaatgatgatgaagaagatgaaaCATACGAAGAAGCCCAACAATCGCTACCGCCGCAGCGAATTTCGTCCAAACGATCG GTTCAATATGAAGATTCCAGAGCGATTGGATGGAATAAcaatagcaataataatcacaataCACCACACCAAGCAAATCGCTCGAGTTTTTATGCAAATTTTCAGCAGCACTATTCACCATCTCCTTCACCATCACCAATTTCATTATCGTCGGCAGctcaacagcaacagaatCGTGAATTACATTCTGTACGACAGTATTCGACACCGTCACCATTGATTGTGACACGTGTACAGATGCCAGGTGATACTAGTAGTTGCAAGCAACCACCAACATCAAATTCTAACGACTGTGATATTCCAAACAATCATAAATCTTCGAATCATTTGTATCAagggaaaaaatcaattgttgatgGTCATATCGATAATAGTCGATTCTCTTCATCATCCGGTGAACATCGTGGCGGTGGACGTAAATCCCTATTGGagattgttgatgaagaattaCTTAATCG tgGTCATTCAGACTCTTTGACTGCCCATGATCAACTATATTCATCTCA GCAAACTCTTCCAATTGATTCGTGTTCGTTATCAGCATCTcatccaccaccatcaaag ATGAGTTATCGAAATAAATTactccaacaacaacaacaacaacaacaacatctgaATAACAATCAATTTGCAGCCAATTTTCTTCAACACCATTATCGACAACGAAGTGAATCTTGTTGCAGGGAATTGTTTgctcaacgacaacaacaaatcagtGATTCTTCGCCCAGAAGATATCATTTATCAGCCAATAATTATGCTTCTGATTCAGCTGATGAATTATTCGCTTTAAAGTCTTCGGGATTTTACGGTGGTAGTTcatataatttaaatttttccaataccGCAAGTAATAATGTTGTCGATACATCCAAACATTCCATTTTTCGTGGCTGGGACagggaaaattttttcaattcaattggtcGTGATCGTGCAACACGACTATTATTTAAAAGCTCGCCACgttatcgacaacaacaacaatgttcaCCAATTCAAAGTTATCGTTCATCTCATACTGAATCTGAACCTCTGGTACCTAGGCCATCGTTTGTATTCGGTGCACGTGGTCAACAATGTCCGCCAATGCCATCGAGTTCACCATCGCCACCACCATCTTACAATAGTATATCCGCTCATGAATTATGCCGTGATATTGTGAACGTATTTCCAAATGGTTCACCGTATCACCAGTTAAGAAATCCTGTATCAAAACCTGAACCACATCAACAACGACGTTCATCTCGACATCTCAGTAATACCACAACCGCCATTAGTTATACGACTTTAactgaatcatcaaatgttgattGCCAACGATCAACAAGGCAACGTCGGCCATTGTCGGTGAATCTTAATGATGAATCTTATCTGAATTGGAGTGCCAATACAATC GATGAAATCTTATCAAATGTTTGCAGCGATAATCGAATAGCCAATAAAACTACAGTGgatatcaatgatgacgattcaTTAAATAATCATCGACATTCCCATCTTCATGATGAACAAGATGAGGATCTAAATTCGGATAATAATCCCCCACCGCCTCCGGCACCACCTTTACCTGACAATTTCGTACTACCCAGTTCAAAT ATGAATCttgacgatgacgacaatggaaatgatgatgatgatgatgattcatccTTGTCGAAAATTCCACCAGAAGTTCCACCAAGACAACGTCGTAATCGTACCGGTGTAAAGACCAGTCAAAATAATGTGGTCTCAGCAgcaaaatcaacaacgacgacaacaacatcgttAAATCACAACAAGTCTAGTAGTAATCGACCATCATCACAGCCTCATAACTATGTGAATGGACTTCCACCGACACCGAAAGTACATATGGGAGCTTGTTTCTCCAAAGTATTCAATGAATGTCCATTAAAAATCCATTGTGCTACCAGTTGGGTCCATCCAGATACTCATGATCAGCATATTTTATTAg GTTGTGACGAAGGAATatattgtttgaatttgaatgaattacatGACGCTACACTTGATCAATTGTTTCCACGACGGACCACTTGGTTGTATGTGATCAAGAATGTTCTAATGTCAATATCTGGCAAAACATCGCAACTATATCGACATGATCTCGTGCAGctttattcaaaaaagaatctCAATTTCGGTTTGCCTTCATCGGTcgattcaatgatcaatcgaATACCAGGAAAATTGATGCCCAGAAAATTCATGTTGGCATCACAACGAGTGCCAGACACAAAAGGATGTTTAAAATGCTGTGTAGGACGAAATTCTCATAATGGATATAAATATCTTTGTGGCATTTTGCAGAATTCAATATTCCTTATGCAATGGTACAACCCGATGAACAAATTCATGCTACTGAAAACATTTGAGCACTATTTTCCGCCCAGTAAACCAATAAACATGTTGGAAATGATCATCTCATCTGATATGGAATATCCTCTATTATGTACCGATGTTAAAAGCACAACAGACCCTAAACAATTTGATCTTACTTTGATCAATCTCAATCGAAATTCGAATGCCATTTGGTTTGATCGTGATCGAACATTAGACAGTGATTGTAGTAGCCAAAGATCAAGCTCGAGCGTAATATTGGGTGCTGGACACAGTcttgatttcaatgatttggATATGGATGCATTCGGAGACGGTACTGAAACAATGGTTCCTATGGGTCGGTCAAGCAAAAATGCTTTGAATCCGATTTCCGTGAAACAGACTGATTCGGATACCATTCTTATTGCATATGAAA